In the Victivallis sp. Marseille-Q1083 genome, one interval contains:
- a CDS encoding phenylacetate--CoA ligase family protein translates to MNNRALYQNDSASAADYVQPEYLKDLQLIRLQKEVKLAFENVELFRGRMEERGLTPEDVKTLADIRKLPFTTKSDLRDTYPFGLLASPMEKVVRLHASSGTTGKQIVVAYTQEDIKVWAEVVRRALACCGLYKNDIIQVSYGYGLFTGGLGAHYGVEALGATVVPTSGGNTQRQITVMQDFGVTAICCTPSYFNFIIEKAQEQGIDLRKLPIRVGVFGAEPWTDQMRRRIEEASGIKAFDIYGLSEIIGPGVAIECEEQNGLHIFEDHFYPEIIDPDSGEVLPDGELGELVLTTLTKQAMPMIRYRTRDLTRIIAEPCACGRTIRRIARISSRSDDMFIIRGVNVFPSQIEAALLSVEGTSPHYNIVLYTENGMDNIEVDVEVTEGLFSDRVREMETLHQKINRAIESTIGLRVRVKLVAPQTIQRSEGKARRVIDHRNK, encoded by the coding sequence ATGAATAACAGAGCCTTGTATCAGAATGACAGCGCCAGCGCAGCGGATTATGTGCAGCCGGAGTATTTGAAAGATTTGCAGTTGATCCGGCTTCAGAAGGAAGTGAAGCTGGCTTTTGAGAACGTCGAACTGTTTCGCGGCCGGATGGAAGAGCGCGGCCTGACGCCGGAGGATGTCAAGACGTTGGCTGACATCCGGAAATTGCCGTTCACGACCAAGAGCGATCTGCGCGACACCTATCCGTTCGGCCTGCTGGCCAGTCCGATGGAGAAGGTGGTTCGGCTGCACGCTTCCAGCGGTACGACCGGCAAACAGATCGTCGTCGCCTATACGCAGGAGGATATCAAGGTCTGGGCGGAAGTGGTCCGGCGGGCTCTGGCCTGTTGCGGCTTGTATAAAAACGATATCATTCAGGTGTCCTACGGCTATGGTCTTTTTACCGGCGGGCTCGGCGCCCATTACGGCGTCGAGGCGCTCGGCGCGACCGTGGTGCCGACTTCCGGCGGCAACACGCAGCGGCAGATTACCGTCATGCAGGATTTCGGGGTGACGGCGATCTGCTGCACGCCGAGTTATTTCAATTTCATCATCGAAAAGGCGCAGGAGCAGGGCATTGATTTGCGCAAGCTGCCGATTCGGGTCGGCGTCTTCGGCGCCGAGCCGTGGACCGACCAGATGCGCCGGCGCATCGAGGAGGCCAGCGGCATCAAGGCCTTCGATATCTACGGCCTGTCCGAAATCATCGGACCGGGGGTGGCGATCGAATGCGAGGAGCAGAACGGGCTGCATATCTTCGAAGATCATTTCTATCCGGAAATCATCGACCCGGACAGCGGCGAGGTGTTGCCGGACGGCGAACTCGGCGAACTGGTGCTGACCACCCTGACCAAACAGGCGATGCCGATGATCCGTTACCGGACGCGCGATCTGACCCGCATCATCGCCGAACCGTGCGCCTGCGGCCGGACGATCCGGCGGATCGCCCGGATTTCCTCGCGCAGCGACGATATGTTCATCATCCGCGGCGTCAACGTCTTCCCGTCTCAGATCGAAGCGGCGCTGCTGTCGGTTGAGGGAACTTCGCCGCACTACAACATCGTGCTGTATACCGAAAACGGCATGGACAACATCGAAGTGGATGTCGAAGTGACCGAAGGGCTGTTCTCCGACCGGGTGCGCGAGATGGAGACGCTTCATCAGAAGATCAACCGGGCAATTGAGAGCACCATCGGTTTGCGGGTGCGGGTGAAGCTGGTGGCGCCGCAGACGATTCAGCGTTCGGAAGGCAAGGCCCGCCGGGTGATCGATCATCGCAACAAATAA
- a CDS encoding CCA tRNA nucleotidyltransferase, whose amino-acid sequence MSERRRHWACPESPVTAGARRIVDVLRRQGFAAMWVGGAVRDGLLGRPPHDIDLVTSARPAEILQLFPDARQVGVSFGVLLVAQDGIVYEVASGREERAYLDGRHPSEVKYTADLARDVRRRDFTVNALLYDPLTGTVIDYVGGLDDLDRGVVRTVGPARQRFREDYLRLLRLVRFAARLGFAIDPAARAAAAELAELAGRLAAERVRQELEAILTGPRPDWALGCLEEIGLLRAVLPEVAALRGIPQNPLFHPEGDVWAHTLLMLHHLVRPAPALAWSVLLHDVGKAPSLHFDEAGEPHFYGHESLGAAMVPEIAARLRFSRALTEQVAAAVRTHMRYAAVREMRPAKLARLLADPDFPLQLELHRLDCLSSHRLMEGFVFLLDALSEQPERRELPAPLLTGRDLIAAGFRPGKAFKIMLDAVREAQLAGELADRRRALEFIRKNFVEN is encoded by the coding sequence ATGAGTGAGCGCCGGCGGCATTGGGCCTGTCCGGAGTCGCCGGTGACGGCCGGCGCCCGGCGGATTGTCGACGTTCTGCGCCGGCAGGGGTTTGCGGCGATGTGGGTCGGCGGGGCGGTCCGGGACGGTTTGCTCGGGCGGCCGCCGCACGATATCGATCTGGTGACCTCCGCCCGGCCGGCAGAAATTTTGCAGTTGTTTCCGGATGCCCGGCAGGTCGGCGTCAGTTTCGGCGTGCTGCTGGTGGCGCAGGACGGTATCGTCTATGAAGTGGCTTCCGGCCGGGAGGAACGCGCTTACCTGGACGGGCGCCATCCGTCGGAGGTCAAATATACCGCCGATCTGGCGCGGGATGTCCGGCGGCGTGATTTTACGGTCAACGCGCTGCTCTACGATCCGCTGACCGGGACGGTGATCGACTATGTCGGCGGATTGGACGATCTCGACCGGGGGGTGGTGCGGACGGTCGGTCCGGCCCGGCAGCGGTTCCGCGAAGATTATCTGCGGCTGCTGCGGCTGGTGCGGTTCGCCGCCCGGCTGGGATTTGCGATCGATCCGGCTGCGCGCGCGGCGGCGGCGGAGCTGGCCGAATTGGCCGGCCGGTTGGCGGCCGAACGGGTCCGGCAGGAATTGGAGGCGATTCTGACCGGGCCGCGCCCGGACTGGGCGTTGGGCTGTCTGGAGGAGATCGGTTTGCTGCGTGCGGTGCTGCCGGAGGTGGCGGCCTTGCGCGGCATTCCGCAGAATCCGTTGTTTCACCCGGAGGGCGATGTCTGGGCGCATACGCTGCTGATGCTGCATCACCTGGTGCGCCCGGCTCCGGCGCTGGCCTGGAGCGTGCTGCTCCACGACGTCGGCAAGGCGCCGTCGCTGCATTTCGACGAGGCGGGGGAGCCGCATTTTTACGGCCATGAAAGCCTCGGGGCGGCGATGGTGCCGGAAATTGCCGCCCGCCTGCGTTTTTCCCGGGCGCTGACCGAACAGGTCGCCGCTGCAGTGCGGACGCACATGCGTTATGCGGCGGTTCGGGAGATGCGGCCGGCGAAACTGGCCCGGCTGCTGGCCGATCCGGATTTCCCGCTGCAACTGGAATTGCACCGGCTCGACTGCCTGAGCAGCCACCGCCTGATGGAGGGGTTCGTCTTTCTGCTGGACGCGTTGAGCGAACAGCCGGAACGGCGGGAATTGCCGGCGCCGCTGCTGACCGGCCGGGATCTGATCGCCGCCGGTTTCCGGCCGGGAAAGGCGTTCAAAATCATGCTGGACGCCGTGCGGGAAGCACAGTTGGCCGGTGAGTTGGCCGACCGGCGTCGGGCGCTGGAATTTATCCGGAAAAACTTTGTGGAAAACTGA
- a CDS encoding SpoIIE family protein phosphatase, with the protein MMLRRRGLVFKQCFFVLLAVGLVFAGVVFFMSWKVRLSLLSDIRERSLNLAQSSANEIDQVFFEVQRTAKMLALLAADPQFSDEMLQETLKRAIRELHREREQVFGGSFAFEPYMRSPERRYCMWYVSLDGEGKVRFETAGGPDYEYFMLKWYEVPKLLEQPVWSEPYIDTGLGEIAMTTYSVPIYREDAAGERRFAGVVTIDVSLDWLRESIGKLQFNQVGYAFLMSRFGRIVSHPLPEIVMNETFFSLAPLDDRKFRELGRRMLSGEQGFARDYYPVMKTEGDSYLCYVPLSSNRWVLVLVFPSRVLFGTLNLMQWTTVGLGLAGIGLILLLVIYIPRRELRPLRQLATAAERIGAGDLQTKLPEIVSGDEIGMLGGAFVQMRQALQNYIAELQETTSAKEKIESELKIARSIQNWILPQLREIGRSGRRMDLHAELFAARSVGGDLYDFFWLNDNKLCFAIGDVAGKGVPAALFMAVTQTLHRGIASELLSSGEIVSRVNASLAQNNELMMFVTYFLGILDVATGRLEYTNAGHNPPYRLAAAGRQWRLDKLHGPPMGIGEQQYGSDVLQLSPGDCLVLYTDGVTEALNPNRDCFGEQRLRQVLAGGSHHNRPQAVINAILASVDAYAAGAEQADDITMLAIRYAGGREERADE; encoded by the coding sequence ATGATGCTTCGGCGACGCGGACTGGTGTTCAAACAGTGTTTTTTCGTACTGCTGGCGGTCGGGCTGGTGTTCGCCGGCGTGGTATTTTTCATGTCCTGGAAGGTGCGGCTCTCGCTGCTCAGCGATATCCGGGAGCGTTCGCTCAATCTGGCGCAGAGCAGCGCCAATGAGATCGACCAGGTTTTTTTCGAAGTGCAGCGTACCGCCAAAATGCTGGCGTTGCTGGCGGCCGATCCGCAGTTCAGCGATGAGATGCTGCAGGAGACGCTGAAACGCGCGATCCGGGAGTTGCACCGGGAACGGGAGCAGGTATTCGGCGGCAGTTTCGCCTTCGAACCGTATATGCGTTCGCCGGAACGGCGTTATTGCATGTGGTACGTGTCGCTCGACGGGGAAGGCAAGGTGCGTTTCGAAACTGCCGGCGGGCCGGATTACGAGTATTTCATGCTCAAATGGTATGAGGTGCCGAAACTGCTGGAGCAGCCGGTGTGGTCGGAACCTTATATCGATACCGGTCTCGGTGAAATCGCGATGACCACTTATTCGGTGCCGATTTACCGGGAGGATGCGGCGGGAGAACGGCGATTTGCCGGCGTGGTGACGATCGATGTGTCGCTGGACTGGCTGCGGGAGTCGATCGGCAAACTGCAGTTCAATCAGGTCGGCTACGCCTTTTTGATGTCGCGGTTCGGACGCATCGTCAGCCATCCGCTGCCGGAAATCGTCATGAACGAGACTTTTTTTTCGCTGGCGCCGCTCGACGACCGGAAATTCCGGGAGCTGGGGCGGCGGATGCTTTCCGGCGAACAGGGATTCGCCCGGGATTATTATCCGGTGATGAAGACGGAAGGGGATTCCTATCTGTGTTACGTGCCGCTGAGTTCCAACCGCTGGGTGCTGGTGCTGGTTTTTCCCAGCCGGGTGTTGTTCGGGACGCTCAATCTGATGCAGTGGACGACGGTCGGGCTGGGGCTGGCCGGCATCGGCCTGATTTTGCTGCTGGTCATTTATATCCCCCGCCGGGAGCTGCGGCCGCTGCGGCAGTTGGCGACGGCGGCGGAACGGATCGGCGCCGGCGATTTGCAGACGAAACTGCCGGAAATCGTCTCCGGCGACGAAATCGGCATGCTGGGCGGCGCCTTCGTTCAAATGCGCCAGGCGCTGCAGAATTATATCGCCGAACTGCAGGAGACCACTTCCGCCAAGGAGAAGATCGAGAGCGAATTGAAGATCGCCCGCTCCATTCAGAATTGGATTCTGCCGCAGTTGCGGGAGATCGGCCGGTCCGGCCGGCGGATGGATCTGCACGCCGAACTGTTCGCCGCCCGCAGCGTCGGTGGTGACTTGTATGACTTTTTCTGGCTGAATGACAATAAGTTGTGTTTCGCTATCGGCGATGTGGCCGGCAAGGGAGTGCCGGCAGCGCTGTTCATGGCGGTCACCCAGACTTTGCACCGCGGCATCGCTTCGGAACTGCTTTCCAGCGGTGAAATCGTCAGCCGGGTCAATGCGTCGCTGGCGCAGAACAACGAACTGATGATGTTCGTCACCTATTTCCTCGGAATTTTGGATGTCGCGACCGGTCGGCTGGAATACACCAACGCCGGCCACAATCCGCCTTATCGGCTGGCGGCGGCCGGCCGGCAGTGGCGATTGGATAAACTGCACGGTCCGCCGATGGGGATCGGGGAACAGCAATACGGTTCCGATGTGCTGCAGTTGTCGCCCGGCGACTGTCTGGTGCTCTATACCGACGGCGTGACCGAGGCATTGAATCCGAACCGGGATTGTTTCGGGGAACAGCGGCTGCGGCAGGTGCTGGCCGGCGGCAGCCATCACAACAGGCCGCAGGCGGTGATCAACGCCATCCTGGCGTCGGTCGACGCGTATGCGGCCGGCGCCGAACAGGCCGACGATATTACGATGCTGGCGATCCGTTACGCCGGCGGCCGGGAGGAGCGGGCGGATGAGTGA
- a CDS encoding PD40 domain-containing protein translates to MRKFWLTAVALLAIGSVCVAAGPQVIRDSITKSAQFGLNNPSLVYDGVAGNEALSAAIGSFINACGWFEVRKPGGAEPDYVLKGTVSGSRYSLVVLQGGATLFQGSFDFKPGMERESAKLAVDAVLRQIFKMHKLKGICNTKIVFCAEVTKGVRNLYLCDIDGKNVTQLTNYRSLCVEPGWFPDGRSVAYTKYNKSTTDILETRIDSRQTRRLASYQGLNVGAAIHPRGNFLALILSLDNQVELYVKALNSPDKIRLTNSKAVEAAPCWSPDGNNICYVTDENSRVPRLAIINVKDKKPQLTSTMTVEASTPDWSDDNKIVYAAKMGGHYGLAVLDLKDANSKMTGSVVNLAGDWESPSWAPDNRHVVCVRSYNGKSALYVVDTFTKKARQLLTYNGNIYMPAWSPLQQ, encoded by the coding sequence ATGAGAAAATTCTGGCTTACGGCAGTCGCGTTGTTGGCAATCGGCTCGGTGTGTGTGGCGGCAGGGCCGCAGGTGATCAGGGACAGCATTACCAAGAGTGCGCAGTTCGGCCTGAACAATCCTTCGCTGGTCTACGACGGCGTCGCCGGCAATGAAGCGTTGTCGGCGGCCATCGGTTCGTTCATCAACGCCTGCGGCTGGTTCGAGGTGCGGAAACCCGGCGGCGCCGAGCCGGATTATGTTTTGAAAGGGACGGTGAGCGGCAGCCGCTATTCGCTGGTGGTGCTGCAGGGCGGCGCGACGCTGTTTCAGGGGTCGTTCGACTTCAAGCCCGGCATGGAGCGGGAGAGCGCCAAACTGGCGGTCGACGCCGTGTTGCGGCAGATTTTCAAGATGCACAAGTTGAAGGGAATCTGCAATACCAAGATCGTTTTTTGCGCCGAAGTGACCAAGGGCGTCCGCAACCTTTATCTCTGCGATATCGACGGCAAAAATGTGACGCAGTTGACCAATTACCGCAGTCTGTGCGTCGAGCCGGGCTGGTTTCCGGACGGCAGATCGGTGGCCTACACCAAATACAATAAATCGACGACCGATATTCTGGAAACGCGCATCGATTCGCGGCAGACCCGCCGCCTGGCTTCGTATCAGGGCTTGAATGTCGGAGCGGCGATCCATCCGCGCGGCAATTTCCTGGCGTTGATCCTGAGCCTCGACAATCAGGTGGAGCTCTATGTCAAAGCGCTGAACAGCCCGGACAAAATCCGTCTGACCAACAGCAAGGCGGTGGAGGCGGCGCCGTGCTGGAGCCCGGACGGCAACAATATCTGCTATGTGACCGATGAGAACAGCCGGGTGCCGCGGCTGGCGATCATCAATGTAAAGGACAAGAAACCGCAATTGACTTCGACGATGACGGTCGAGGCGTCGACGCCGGACTGGTCGGATGACAACAAAATCGTCTATGCCGCCAAGATGGGCGGACACTACGGTCTGGCGGTGCTCGATTTGAAGGATGCCAACAGCAAGATGACCGGTTCGGTGGTCAACCTCGCCGGCGACTGGGAATCGCCGAGCTGGGCGCCGGACAACCGGCATGTCGTCTGCGTCCGGTCGTACAACGGCAAATCCGCCCTCTATGTCGTCGACACTTTTACCAAGAAGGCCCGGCAGTTGTTGACCTACAACGGCAATATCTATATGCCGGCGTGGTCGCCGCTGCAGCAGTAA
- a CDS encoding folylpolyglutamate synthase/dihydrofolate synthase family protein has protein sequence MSFDAAVAYLGELQKFGIKLGLEQIGALLTRCGNPQRALRFLHLAGSNGKGSCGAMLHSMLHAAGFRTGFYSSPHLVSVTERIRIDGRAVSEAYFAELAGRLQPAAEAMRREGRAVTYFEFTTAMAMLAFAEAGVDFVIWETGMGGRFDATNIVDPVVSIITNIAFDHQKYLGDTLAKIAFEKAGIIKPGRPVFVGELPEEALAVIRGRSEECGAVLTAPAGRVGRLRIGRNAGGRLTQQFEYDRHAIELSLIGPMQRRNFRTVYEVMKYLARTFGFPLERALAGLKRTNWPARCQEITPALLVDGGHNPDGLAALRQTLEEVFPGEKLVFIFGAFADKDVPAELQIIAPLAAEMIFVPIQCGFRPSRDPQELAAFVRSFGDCRVRTAANLAAALQMSENSGRRVVAGSLYLAGELLAALVKQSEVLDL, from the coding sequence ATGAGTTTTGATGCAGCGGTCGCCTATCTCGGCGAGCTGCAGAAATTCGGGATTAAGCTCGGTCTGGAACAGATCGGAGCGTTGTTGACGCGCTGCGGCAATCCGCAGCGCGCTTTGCGTTTTCTGCATCTGGCCGGCAGCAACGGCAAAGGTTCCTGCGGGGCGATGCTGCACAGCATGCTGCATGCGGCCGGGTTTCGCACCGGTTTTTACTCTTCGCCGCATCTGGTCAGCGTCACCGAACGGATCCGGATCGACGGCCGGGCGGTCAGCGAGGCGTATTTCGCCGAATTGGCGGGACGCCTGCAGCCGGCGGCGGAGGCGATGCGCCGGGAGGGCCGGGCGGTCACCTATTTTGAATTTACCACTGCGATGGCGATGCTGGCGTTTGCGGAGGCCGGCGTCGATTTCGTCATCTGGGAAACTGGAATGGGAGGACGGTTCGATGCGACCAACATTGTCGATCCGGTCGTATCGATCATCACCAATATCGCGTTCGACCATCAGAAATATCTCGGCGACACGCTGGCGAAAATCGCCTTCGAGAAAGCCGGCATCATCAAGCCGGGCCGTCCGGTTTTCGTCGGGGAGTTGCCGGAGGAGGCGCTCGCGGTGATTCGGGGCCGGTCGGAAGAGTGCGGCGCCGTTCTGACCGCGCCGGCCGGCCGGGTCGGGAGACTTCGGATCGGCCGTAATGCAGGTGGAAGGCTGACGCAGCAGTTCGAATATGACAGGCACGCGATCGAGCTTAGTTTGATCGGCCCGATGCAGCGGCGGAATTTCCGGACGGTTTACGAAGTGATGAAATATCTGGCCCGGACCTTCGGATTTCCGCTGGAGCGGGCGCTGGCCGGGCTGAAGCGAACAAATTGGCCGGCCCGCTGTCAGGAGATAACGCCGGCGCTGTTGGTGGACGGCGGTCACAATCCGGACGGGTTGGCGGCGCTGCGCCAGACGCTGGAAGAGGTGTTTCCCGGCGAAAAATTGGTGTTTATTTTCGGCGCGTTTGCCGACAAGGACGTTCCGGCGGAGCTGCAGATTATCGCCCCGCTGGCCGCTGAAATGATTTTCGTGCCGATTCAATGCGGGTTCCGGCCGAGCCGCGACCCGCAGGAGTTGGCGGCGTTTGTCCGTTCATTCGGCGATTGTCGGGTGCGGACGGCGGCGAATTTGGCGGCGGCGCTGCAAATGAGTGAAAATAGCGGTCGCCGGGTGGTGGCCGGGTCGTTGTATCTGGCCGGCGAATTGCTGGCGGCGCTGGTGAAACAGTCGGAAGTGTTGGATTTGTAA